In Mytilus trossulus isolate FHL-02 chromosome 14, PNRI_Mtr1.1.1.hap1, whole genome shotgun sequence, a genomic segment contains:
- the LOC134696326 gene encoding uncharacterized protein LOC134696326: MQELVTTETSHELVLLQNIQMIKESIDLVNGDADTMVQRILELSNAENDLHQYRDLMHPGFYFVGDNVDMRTKVRNMTIYNQHKDHHMYQICAYENRISGNHLDNTVAKGDANTVPFTTFIPSQLELDSIASDFTFLVAKIWSQHIPHFNIFAPVLPEYIEHQYMKEMKQKTARINMGVLMKSEQYNEDMTDICEFMHKYVPGHNETDDWTKQPQKVLSGGDYLTFERHKQAQSSKRNGRTPTKRLEGLVPKMEEFHNQGELLKVIWKLLYSTSSARDQGTLYAARNTINARNVTQDPADDFYAASDLVEKVTTAYIITGGLTHFGMESIDSLPCKNVYEGAVGNTNEMKEYIFDQARSFVKTFTLPEIPKLPKYGPNCNTYHCRYCGKKYKQPHSLRKHESSIHDHYDPLFAKEKVSSGKDNENESDGVSAYTKLVLTLGLLRMDHNDAIHMGDGTRMLRIDQFLVLYYKYCHCTKYAFGTLETIAQTEVLLTERQAHRLIWNRTVNHKGDANTNHPNDLDVEHCNKVFKDSAHRYRGVFTEKVVSRVSKSAMKVHEIIKQFDKMCKVHVQSGRHKTCDKEIDILTLVRQFQACNLFDFIPGRSHYAYPNMKENPLTELDMEFVGDWIGASLKKFHNKHFY; encoded by the exons ATGCAAGAACTAGTAACAACTGAAACGTCACATGAATTGgtgttacttcagaacatacaGATGATCAAAGAGTCTATTGATTTGGTGAACGGAGATGCTGATACAATGGTACAACGAATTCTTGAACTTTCTAATGCGGAAAATGATTTGCATCAGTACAGAGATTTAATGCACCCTGGCTTTTACTTTGTAGGAGATAATGTAGATATGCGTAcaaaagtcaggaatatgacaatctATAACCAACACAAAGACCATCATATGTACCAAATATGTGCCTATGAAAACAGGATTTCAGGGAACCACCTAGACAACACTGTTGCCAAAGGAGATGCAAATACAGTGCCCTTCACTACTTTCATACCGAGTCAGTTAGAATTGGACAGTATAGCTAGTGACTTCACTTTCTTAGTAGCGAAAATATGGAGTCAGCATATTCCACACTTCAACATATTTGCACCAGTCCTTCCCGAGTATATTGAGCATCAGTACATGAAAGAAATGAAGCAAAAAACAGCAAGA ATAAATATGGGagttttgatgaaaagtgaGCAATACAATGAAGATATGACAGACATTTGTGAATTTATGCACAAGTATGTACCTGGACACAATGAAACAGATGACTGGACAAAACAGCCACAAAAAGTCTTGAGTGGAGGAGACTATTTAACTTTTGAGAGACACAAACAGGCACAGTCATCCAAACGAAATGGTCGAACTCCAACAAAAAGATTAGAGGGACTGGTACCTAAAATGGAAGAATTTCACAACCAGGGAGAGTTGCTAAAG GTCATTTGGAAGTTGTTGTACTCAACCTCGTCAGCTAGAGACCAGGGAACTCTGTATGCAGCACGCAATACCATAAATGCAAGAAATGTTACCCAAGATCCAGCCGATGATTTTTATGCAGCTTCTGATCTTGTTGAGAAAGTTACCACAGCATATATTATAACAGGTGGTCTTACTCACTTTGGAATGGAAAGCATAGACTCTTTACCCTGTAAAAATGTGTATGAGGGTGCAGTTGGGAATACAAATGAAATGAAGGAATATATTTTTGATCAGGCACGCTCGTTTGTTAAGACATTCACATTGCCAGAGATACCTAAACTTCCAAAATATGGGCCAAATTGCAATACATATCATTGTAGATACTGTggaaaaaagtacaaacaacCACATTCCCTCAGAAAACATGAATCCTCCATTCATGATCATTATGATCCTCTTTTTGCTAAGGAAAAAGTTTCGAGTGGCAAGGATAACGAAAACGAATCTGATGGAGTTAGTGCGTACACAAAGTTGGTTTTAACATTGGGTTTATTAAGAATGGATCACAACGATGCAATTCATATGGGTGATGGAACAAGGATGTTAAGAATTGACCAGTTCCTGGTTTTGTACTATAAATATTGTCATTGTACAAAATACGCCTTTGGTACCTTGGAAACTATAGCCCAAActgaagttttgttaacagaacGCCAGGCACACAGACTGATATGGAACAGAACTGTAAACCATAAGGGGGACGCAAATACAAATCATCCAAATGATTTAGATGTTGAACATTGTAATAAGGTGTTTAAAGATTCTGCCCATAGATACAGAGGTGTTTTTACTGAGAAAGTGGTTTCGAGAGTCAGTAAGAGTGCTATGAAAGTCCACGAAATTATCAAACAGTTTGACAAAATGTGTAAAGTGCATGTTCAATCAGGACGACATAAAACATGTGACAAGGAAATAGACATTTTAACTTTGGTCAGACAATTCCAGGCATGTAATTTATTCGATTTCATTCCTGGCCGATCACATTATGCCTATCCAAACATGAAGGAAAATCCCCTTACAGAGCTAGACATGGAGTTTGTTGGAGACTGGATTGGTGCTAGTTTaaaaaagtttcataacaaacATTTCTATTAG
- the LOC134696327 gene encoding probable ATP-dependent DNA helicase RecS translates to MDTDVISAAIDFGLQKLSFTEIKINQRKVVESFLAGKDVFFCSPTGSGKSLTFEIAPFVFKYLQKNDMCIVLVISPLTSLMRTQTQALNRKGIKAVYLKDITSPSNFEDSLTNLSLGDVKEGKIDIIFSSPESLIGHERKLLLDLAKKNFIKTVFVDEAHCIKKFGLPDKKKKKLAYRPCYGRLDEIRSLVGGHVPVVALTATATEETKAVIKKQLCMDNCSEIMVNPDKKNVTYWVHNLPSDDICTNFRWLVNLLRGYKQATSRMIIFFRQIKHIADVYEYLETSLKHDAYIDFIEGGPNDNRNRLFDMFHMKTDDDVKDFICTSYMNPNGNIRVVLCSTSFSMGLDVKGVDTVIHYGPANDIDDYVQESGRDGRELSQQCNAILLTYKRCLGSQNIFPSMKEYVKSKTCRWAFILNIFKTIVEHAHIPHFCCDICRLSCKCACSCEDECVCTNTCNQVLPKINTAIMSNEDNDDSDDNDDNDITELDDMFSSDSDSDVLESSTRKPQVIYSSDDEMF, encoded by the exons ATGGATACAGATGTCATATCTGCTGCAATAGATTTTGGATTACAAAAGTTATCATTTACTGAAATCAAAATTAACCAGAGAAAAGTTGTAGAAAGCTTTTTGGCAGGCaaagatgtatttttttgttcaccAACTGGAAGTGGCAAATCACTAACTTTTGAAATAGCaccttttgtatttaaatatttacagaaGAATGATATGTGCATTGTACTTGTTATTTCGCCTCTAACATCTTTAATGCGAACACAGACTCAAGCATTGAATAGAAAAGGGATTAAAGCAGTATATTTGAAGGACATTACCTCACCATCTAATTTTGAAGACAGCCTAACAAATCTTTCCTTAGGAGATGTGAAGGAAGGAaaaattgacattattttctCCAGTCCAGAGTCACTTATTGGACACGAAAGAAAATTACTGTTGGATTTGGCAAAGAAAAATTTTATCAAGACAGTATTTGTAGATGAAGCTCACTGCATAAAAAAGTT tgggCTTCCAgataaaaagaagaagaaattgGCATATAGACCCTGTTATGGCCGACTTGACGAAATTCGTTCACTTGTTGGGGGTCATGTACCAGTAGTGGCTCTAACAGCAACAGCTACAGAGGAAACCAAAGCTGTCATTAAAAAGCAACTTTGTATGGATAACTGCTCTGAGATTATGGTAAATCCTGACAAAAAGAATGTGACATACTGGGTACATAATTTACCTTCAGATGATATTTGCACCAATTTTAGATGGTTAGTAAATTTATTAAGAGGATATAAGCAGGCCACTTCAAGGATGATTATATTCTTTAGGCAAATCAAACACATTGCAGACGTATACGAATATCTTGAAACATCCCTTAAGCATGATGCTTACATAGACTTCATAGAGGGAGGACCAAATGATAACAGAAATCGCCTTTTTGACATGTTCCACATGAAAACCGATGATGacgtaaaagattttatttgtACATCCTACATGAATCCAAATGGTAATATTAGAGTTGTTCTATGTTCAACATCTTTTAGCATGGGTCTAGATGTAAAAGGTGTGGATACAGTTATACATTATGGTCCAGCTAATGATATTGATGACTATGTACAAGAATCTGGTCGTGATGGTAGGGAGCTTTCGCAACAATGCAATGCTATTCTACTAACTTACAAAAGATGTTTAGGAAGTCAAAATATATTCCCATCTATGAAAgaatatgttaaatctaaaACCTGCAGATGGGcatttattctaaatatatttaaaacaattgttgaACATGCACATATACCTCACTTTTGTTGTGATATTTGTCGTCTCTCGTGCAAATGTGCATGCAGTTGTGAAGATGAATGTGTATGTACAAACACTTGCAATCAAGTTCTCCCTAAAATAAACACAGCTATTATGTCAAATGAGGACAATGATGATAGTGATGATAACGATGACAATGACATCACAGAACTCGATGATATGTTTTCAAGTGATAGTGACAGTGATGTTTTAGAATCGTCAACAAGAAAACCACAAGTCATTTACAGTTCAGATgatgaaatgttttga